One genomic segment of Gottschalkia acidurici 9a includes these proteins:
- a CDS encoding (2Fe-2S)-binding protein, whose protein sequence is MQIKINVNGENKTVEIKPHEYILDTLRGLGYYSVRRGCDTTSCGLCTILVDKKPILSCSTFAAKCDGHSITTVEGTGDEGKRLAKYIVEEGVDQCGYCSPGFILTVLSMKDELTNPTDDEIKHYLNNNLCRCTGYEGQLRAIRKFLKEAQ, encoded by the coding sequence ATGCAAATAAAAATTAATGTAAACGGAGAAAATAAAACTGTCGAAATCAAGCCTCATGAATATATTTTAGACACATTAAGGGGTTTAGGGTACTATAGTGTAAGACGTGGCTGTGATACTACTTCATGTGGTTTATGTACTATTTTAGTAGACAAAAAACCTATACTTTCATGCTCAACTTTTGCGGCTAAGTGTGATGGTCATAGTATAACAACCGTAGAAGGTACTGGTGATGAGGGAAAAAGATTAGCTAAGTATATAGTTGAAGAAGGTGTAGATCAGTGTGGATACTGTAGTCCAGGATTTATTCTTACTGTTCTATCAATGAAGGATGAACTTACAAATCCAACAGATGATGAAATAAAGCATTATTTAAATAATAATCTTTGTAGATGCACAGGATATGAAGGACAACTAAGAGCAATTAGAAAGTTTCTAAAGGAGGCGCAATAA
- a CDS encoding FAD binding domain-containing protein, giving the protein MSFITIGEYKKPKNAKEAYDLLTSKKNSLLIGGGTYIHLGSRHVSLAIDLSDADMEYIRETDTTIEIGAMTTFREIETNQILSKYFDNLLSHSVKNIIGVQFRNMVTVGATVFSKYGFSDFITALRVLDTKVVLYNAGEMTIDEFIDSGRKKDLLEKIIIKKENLRASFQMMRNSMADYAILNAAVSKGDTGFKIVVGARPGIAVFANKAMEYINSNEISEETVSKASQIASEELAFGTNGLGSKEYRTHLASALVKSALLEVI; this is encoded by the coding sequence GTGTCGTTTATTACTATTGGGGAATATAAAAAGCCTAAAAATGCTAAAGAGGCGTACGATCTTTTAACATCTAAAAAAAATTCATTATTAATAGGTGGTGGAACATATATCCATCTTGGTTCAAGACATGTAAGTTTAGCTATTGATTTATCCGATGCAGATATGGAATACATAAGGGAAACAGATACTACAATCGAGATTGGTGCTATGACCACTTTTAGGGAAATTGAAACAAATCAAATCTTAAGTAAATACTTTGATAATCTATTATCTCATTCAGTTAAGAACATTATAGGTGTTCAGTTTAGAAATATGGTAACTGTAGGAGCTACTGTTTTTTCTAAATATGGATTTTCAGATTTCATTACGGCTCTTAGAGTTTTAGATACTAAGGTTGTGCTCTATAATGCTGGTGAAATGACTATTGATGAGTTTATTGATTCTGGTAGAAAAAAAGATCTTCTTGAAAAAATTATAATAAAAAAGGAAAATCTAAGAGCTTCTTTTCAAATGATGAGAAACTCTATGGCAGACTATGCAATTCTTAATGCTGCAGTTTCTAAAGGAGACACTGGCTTTAAAATAGTCGTAGGCGCTAGACCTGGGATTGCAGTATTTGCTAACAAAGCAATGGAATATATAAATTCTAATGAGATTAGTGAAGAAACAGTATCTAAGGCATCCCAAATTGCTTCTGAGGAACTTGCATTTGGAACTAATGGCCTAGGTTCAAAAGAATACAGAACTCATCTTGCTTCTGCACTTGTAAAATCTGCACTACTGGAGGTAATATGA
- a CDS encoding LCP family protein translates to MNRFLRTFLFSLVCLSLFAIGGITAYFKIFDAEPSITQDPDLSDKDPFERAILESKRVNGILLGVNQGMTDTIMFCSLDTENKKIDVISIPRDTYYHREGYNGAADRKINAIYSSQGVEELIDGVQDIIGEKVPIHHYGIIDYKGVERIVDLVGGVEVDVPINMEYDDPRDKPPLKIRISKGRQKLNGKKAMEFLRFRENNDGTGYLDGDLGRVKAQQQFMTAFFKKAIGLKLPSIIKTGFKYIETDVSLSDGLSYGSKVIGIDSEDINATTLPGLAEYRTYGRTELSYVIHDPEETEKLIKQLYGVGEVDETNDINKE, encoded by the coding sequence ATGAATAGGTTTTTAAGAACTTTTTTATTTTCTTTAGTATGTTTATCTCTATTTGCTATAGGCGGAATAACTGCATACTTTAAGATCTTTGATGCAGAACCAAGCATAACACAAGATCCAGATTTAAGCGATAAAGATCCTTTTGAAAGAGCCATATTAGAAAGCAAAAGAGTAAATGGAATACTACTAGGAGTAAATCAAGGTATGACAGATACAATAATGTTTTGTAGCCTTGATACAGAAAATAAAAAGATAGATGTAATATCTATTCCTAGGGATACTTACTATCATAGAGAAGGATATAATGGAGCAGCTGACAGAAAGATAAATGCTATATATAGCAGTCAAGGTGTAGAAGAACTTATAGATGGAGTACAAGATATAATAGGAGAAAAAGTTCCCATACATCATTATGGAATAATAGATTATAAAGGAGTAGAAAGGATAGTTGACTTAGTGGGTGGTGTAGAAGTAGATGTACCTATCAATATGGAATATGATGATCCTCGTGATAAACCACCGTTAAAGATTCGTATATCTAAAGGCAGACAAAAACTAAATGGAAAAAAAGCTATGGAATTTTTGAGGTTTAGGGAGAATAATGATGGTACGGGATATCTAGATGGTGACTTAGGAAGAGTAAAGGCTCAACAACAATTTATGACGGCATTTTTTAAAAAAGCAATAGGTTTAAAACTACCTAGCATTATAAAGACAGGATTTAAGTATATAGAAACAGATGTAAGTTTATCTGATGGACTATCTTATGGAAGTAAAGTAATAGGAATAGATAGTGAAGACATAAATGCTACAACTTTACCAGGTCTAGCTGAATACAGAACCTACGGTAGGACTGAACTATCATATGTTATTCATGACCCAGAGGAAACTGAAAAACTTATTAAGCAACTTTATGGTGTAGGTGAAGTAGACGAAACAAATGATATAAATAAAGAATAA
- a CDS encoding xanthine dehydrogenase family protein molybdopterin-binding subunit: MKEVTRSIPKVDGMGLILGKPVYTDDLAPRDSLIVKILRSPHAFAKIKSVNKETALKVPGIECILTYEDMPKTRFTRAAQAYPETSPQDTLILDQYVRYVGDDVAIIAATSEESAKKAMKLIKVDYEILEPLLDIEESEGSHIMVHPEDDTICLVDSVEYDRENNIVCRHAFDYGNLDKALSESDLVVERTYYTQAAHQGFMETYRSASYLDHYGRLVVISSTQVPFHARRSLSKALGIPLGKIRVIKPRVGGGYGGKQSVVTEYYPALVTLKTGKPAKLVLTRQETFEAGLPRVPMRIDVTVGANNDGRITAIDLNAIGGSGGYGQHSNSILFATAIKVVNLYNKVDAAKCRCTGVYTNTVPTGAFRGFGATQGTFALESTINEIADMLDIDPTEIRKKNMVNQGETVIRFDCKGIKNTGPIEVRESCGLKYCIQRGKELIGWDENFPGEQIAPNKFRGFGMAISKQGSGVPFQDMASASIKFVEDGSFILLVGAADIGQGSDTVLSQICAETLGVKVDSISIVSSDTDTTPFDSGAYASSTTYVTGNAVKQTAEKMKDMIFEEAARILNVSKSSIRFDGKNITVCASTASMTLEELGKSLTYAQKELIASDSYLCRTSPAPYLAAFAEVEVNTDTGKVFVNNFITVIDIGTPINPALAKVQVESGIMHGIGMALHEEVRMSKQGKMQTNTFMTYKIPTREDVGNIIVEFDNSYEPSGPYGAKSVGEIGINTSAPAIREAIYNAIGIRLNTLPMTPEKVLMALKNR; this comes from the coding sequence ATGAAAGAAGTAACTAGAAGTATTCCAAAAGTTGATGGTATGGGACTTATTCTTGGAAAACCTGTATATACAGATGACTTAGCTCCTAGAGATTCTCTTATTGTAAAAATACTAAGAAGTCCTCACGCATTTGCAAAAATAAAGTCTGTTAATAAAGAAACAGCACTGAAAGTACCTGGTATAGAATGTATATTAACTTATGAGGATATGCCAAAGACTAGATTTACAAGAGCAGCACAAGCCTATCCTGAAACATCACCACAAGATACTCTTATTTTAGATCAGTATGTTAGATATGTTGGAGATGATGTTGCCATAATAGCTGCAACAAGTGAAGAATCAGCAAAAAAAGCAATGAAACTTATTAAAGTTGATTATGAAATTCTTGAACCTCTACTTGACATTGAAGAATCTGAAGGAAGTCATATAATGGTACACCCTGAGGATGATACTATATGTCTTGTAGATTCTGTTGAGTATGACCGTGAAAATAACATTGTTTGTAGACATGCCTTTGATTATGGTAATCTTGATAAGGCTCTAAGCGAAAGTGATCTTGTTGTTGAAAGAACATACTACACTCAGGCAGCTCATCAAGGATTCATGGAAACGTACAGAAGTGCATCTTATTTAGACCATTATGGCAGACTTGTTGTAATAAGTTCAACTCAAGTACCTTTCCATGCTAGACGCTCTCTTTCTAAGGCATTAGGCATTCCTTTAGGTAAAATAAGAGTAATAAAGCCAAGAGTTGGTGGAGGATACGGTGGAAAACAATCTGTAGTTACAGAGTATTATCCAGCGTTAGTTACTCTTAAAACAGGAAAACCTGCAAAGCTTGTTTTAACAAGACAAGAAACATTTGAAGCTGGACTTCCAAGAGTTCCTATGAGAATCGATGTTACAGTAGGAGCTAATAATGATGGTAGAATAACTGCTATTGATCTCAATGCAATCGGTGGCTCTGGTGGATATGGTCAACACTCTAACTCTATATTGTTTGCAACAGCAATTAAAGTAGTTAATCTCTACAACAAAGTAGATGCAGCAAAATGTAGATGTACTGGAGTTTATACAAATACGGTTCCAACAGGGGCTTTTAGAGGATTTGGGGCTACTCAAGGAACTTTTGCACTTGAGAGTACAATAAACGAGATTGCCGATATGTTAGATATTGATCCTACTGAAATTCGTAAAAAGAATATGGTTAATCAAGGTGAGACTGTAATTAGGTTTGATTGTAAAGGCATTAAAAATACAGGTCCAATTGAAGTTAGAGAAAGTTGTGGCCTTAAATATTGTATTCAAAGAGGTAAGGAATTAATAGGTTGGGACGAAAACTTCCCAGGAGAACAGATTGCACCTAACAAATTCCGTGGATTTGGAATGGCTATATCTAAGCAGGGATCTGGAGTACCTTTTCAAGATATGGCATCAGCTTCTATAAAATTTGTTGAAGATGGTTCTTTCATATTACTAGTTGGAGCTGCCGATATAGGTCAAGGTAGTGATACTGTGTTATCTCAAATATGTGCTGAAACATTAGGGGTTAAAGTAGATAGTATATCTATAGTGTCTTCAGATACAGATACTACACCATTTGACAGTGGAGCCTATGCATCAAGTACGACTTATGTAACAGGTAATGCAGTAAAGCAAACAGCGGAAAAAATGAAAGATATGATATTTGAAGAAGCTGCGAGAATTCTTAATGTCTCAAAATCTTCTATTAGATTTGATGGCAAAAATATAACTGTTTGTGCTAGCACTGCCAGTATGACTCTGGAAGAACTCGGAAAATCGCTTACATATGCTCAAAAAGAACTAATTGCAAGTGATTCGTATTTATGCCGTACTTCTCCAGCACCATATTTAGCTGCATTTGCAGAAGTAGAAGTTAACACTGATACAGGAAAGGTCTTTGTTAACAACTTTATAACTGTTATTGATATTGGAACTCCTATAAATCCTGCTCTTGCTAAAGTACAAGTTGAAAGTGGTATTATGCACGGAATAGGTATGGCTTTACATGAGGAAGTTAGAATGAGCAAGCAAGGTAAAATGCAAACCAATACATTCATGACATATAAAATTCCTACAAGAGAGGATGTTGGTAATATAATTGTTGAGTTTGATAATAGTTATGAACCTTCAGGACCATATGGAGCAAAATCAGTTGGAGAAATTGGAATAAATACCTCAGCACCTGCAATACGAGAAGCTATATATAACGCTATAGGTATTAGACTAAACACCTTACCTATGACACCTGAGAAAGTACTTATGGCTCTTAAAAATAGATAA